In one window of Arthrobacter pascens DNA:
- a CDS encoding ABC transporter ATP-binding protein, with product MSLRLSNLNVTHGDKVLVETARLVFERGQPVTIVGESGSGKSLLAHAMMGTLPPNLAARGTLTVDGHSYDISDQANRRALWGRTMALLPQEPVLALDPTMRAGEQVAEGVPAFRTDKRGARRTADALLSSLSLGQASSSFPHTLSGGMAQRVAFAAATIGGAPVLIADEPSKGLDRRARTELAELLKLHLNGGGILLTITHDLDLARELGGEVLVMKDAHVVEQGAAGQVLAQPVHPYTRRLLAAEPSRWSHPWMRGSLNAERADVVQGATGAVLVSGEGLTKSFGGQQLFSNLSVEVRAGERIALGGPSGSGKTTLGNVLLRLLPPDTGTVQHADVLKGGRLQKLYQDPALAFPPRVRLAEALGDVVRRHGLDGSCLEELMGSLRLAPELLHRRPGQISGGELQRIAIIRSMLLEPALVFADEPTSRLDLITQEETMRCLMEQVELLDCALVLVTHDDALSAAVTDRSIQLGAATPLRMPELQPAVL from the coding sequence ATGAGCCTGCGCCTCAGCAACCTCAACGTTACCCACGGCGACAAAGTCCTGGTCGAGACCGCCCGGCTGGTCTTCGAGCGCGGGCAGCCGGTGACGATCGTCGGCGAGAGTGGTTCGGGTAAATCTCTGCTGGCCCACGCCATGATGGGCACGCTCCCGCCGAACCTCGCAGCCCGGGGAACCCTGACTGTAGACGGGCATTCCTACGACATCAGTGATCAGGCGAACCGGCGCGCGTTGTGGGGACGGACGATGGCCCTTCTTCCCCAGGAACCCGTGCTTGCCCTGGACCCCACCATGCGCGCCGGCGAGCAGGTGGCCGAAGGCGTTCCCGCGTTCCGCACAGACAAACGCGGTGCCCGGCGCACTGCTGATGCCCTGCTTTCCTCCCTGAGCCTGGGGCAGGCCTCCAGTTCCTTTCCACATACGCTTTCCGGCGGCATGGCTCAAAGAGTGGCGTTCGCTGCCGCAACCATCGGCGGCGCTCCCGTTCTCATCGCGGACGAGCCGTCCAAAGGCCTGGACCGGCGCGCCCGGACCGAATTGGCTGAACTCCTCAAACTGCATCTCAACGGCGGCGGCATCCTGCTGACCATCACCCATGATCTTGACCTTGCCCGCGAGCTCGGCGGGGAGGTCCTGGTGATGAAGGATGCCCATGTTGTTGAGCAGGGAGCGGCCGGCCAGGTGCTGGCACAGCCGGTGCATCCGTATACGCGTCGGCTCCTCGCTGCCGAACCCTCCCGCTGGAGTCATCCTTGGATGAGGGGCTCCCTGAATGCAGAGCGTGCGGATGTTGTACAGGGAGCGACGGGCGCTGTTCTGGTCTCGGGAGAGGGCCTCACGAAATCCTTCGGCGGTCAACAGCTGTTCAGCAATCTCTCCGTCGAGGTCAGGGCGGGGGAGCGGATCGCATTAGGGGGTCCCAGCGGAAGCGGAAAGACCACGCTGGGGAACGTCCTGCTTCGGCTTCTCCCGCCCGACACCGGAACGGTGCAGCATGCGGACGTCCTCAAAGGCGGACGGCTCCAAAAGCTCTACCAGGATCCCGCCCTGGCGTTCCCCCCGCGCGTACGGCTGGCGGAGGCACTGGGCGACGTGGTGCGCCGTCACGGACTGGACGGTTCCTGCCTGGAGGAACTCATGGGCTCGCTGCGGCTCGCTCCCGAACTTCTTCACCGCAGGCCGGGGCAGATTTCGGGCGGGGAACTGCAGCGGATCGCCATCATCCGGTCGATGCTCCTTGAGCCGGCCCTGGTCTTCGCCGATGAACCGACTTCCCGCCTGGACCTCATCACCCAGGAAGAAACGATGCGGTGCCTCATGGAGCAGGTGGAACTGCTGGACTGCGCCCTGGTTCTGGTGACGCACGACGACGCACTTTCGGCCGCCGTGACCGACCGCAGCATACAGCTGGGAGCGGCAACGCCGTTGAGAATGCCGGAGTTGCAGCCCGCTGTGCTGTAA
- a CDS encoding ABC transporter substrate-binding protein, with protein sequence MGWHRWRVAGASAVALLMIAGCGGAGNDVPAAKKPLKVVGQFEFHSLDPSTAGGVFTRLQVAETLVDADVRGAPKPGLAETWAASADGLSWTFTLRPGALFHDGTAVTADVAAAVLNSAQGKAGTPLATVPLKAISADGSSVRVDLTEPFAPLPAVLAHTSTQILAPSSYGPDHAVTQVVGSGPYKVAHIQQPADIELAAFEGWRGEKPAISEVTYQAVGRAESRALMAESGQSDVTFGMDPTSLQKIKQSRNLDIVDVTLPRTILLKANAGHEILGDVQVRRAISLALDRESMATALLRDPEMAATQLFPPSLPDWHQASATPLEHDQTAAKDLLAAAGWLPGSDGILERGGKKFTVSLRTFPDRPELPILATAIQAKLKELGIALEVKVGNSSEIPAGHQDGSLELALFSRNYALVPDALVTLAGDFAPEGGDYGPMGWNDPALTSALHVLASGNDAGQAAESRRKVTEILQTQLPVIPVAWYRQSAVVNTRVEGLVLDPLERSWRLSDLTWKK encoded by the coding sequence ATGGGTTGGCACAGGTGGAGGGTGGCGGGCGCGTCCGCTGTTGCGTTGTTAATGATTGCGGGGTGCGGCGGTGCGGGCAATGATGTCCCGGCAGCCAAAAAGCCCCTGAAGGTGGTGGGACAGTTTGAGTTCCACAGCCTGGACCCCTCCACGGCCGGTGGCGTGTTCACCCGTCTGCAGGTGGCTGAAACCCTGGTGGACGCGGACGTCCGGGGCGCCCCCAAGCCGGGACTGGCGGAGACCTGGGCCGCCTCCGCTGACGGATTGTCCTGGACGTTCACGCTCCGTCCGGGCGCCCTTTTCCACGACGGCACGGCTGTCACGGCTGATGTTGCGGCTGCTGTGCTTAACAGTGCACAAGGCAAGGCCGGCACTCCGCTGGCGACGGTTCCGCTCAAGGCGATCTCCGCCGATGGCAGTTCTGTCCGCGTGGACCTGACGGAGCCCTTTGCTCCCCTTCCGGCGGTGCTGGCCCACACCAGCACCCAGATCCTTGCGCCAAGCTCCTACGGCCCGGACCACGCAGTAACCCAAGTAGTGGGTTCAGGACCCTACAAAGTGGCACACATCCAGCAGCCTGCGGACATCGAACTGGCGGCCTTCGAGGGGTGGCGGGGAGAGAAGCCGGCGATCTCCGAGGTCACGTATCAGGCCGTAGGGAGAGCCGAGAGCAGGGCATTGATGGCCGAAAGTGGCCAGTCCGACGTCACTTTCGGCATGGATCCCACCAGCCTTCAGAAGATCAAGCAGTCACGCAACCTGGACATTGTGGACGTGACCCTTCCCCGCACCATCCTGCTCAAGGCCAACGCCGGTCATGAAATCCTGGGCGATGTCCAGGTTCGTCGCGCGATAAGCCTGGCCCTGGACCGTGAATCGATGGCCACAGCTTTGTTGCGGGACCCCGAGATGGCAGCAACGCAGCTTTTTCCGCCATCGTTGCCGGATTGGCACCAGGCATCTGCCACACCCCTGGAGCATGATCAGACGGCGGCCAAGGACCTGCTGGCCGCCGCGGGCTGGCTCCCGGGCAGCGACGGCATCCTGGAACGCGGCGGCAAGAAATTCACGGTCAGCCTGCGCACGTTTCCTGACCGCCCGGAACTGCCCATCCTGGCCACCGCGATCCAGGCGAAGCTGAAGGAACTGGGGATCGCCCTGGAGGTGAAGGTGGGTAACTCCAGCGAGATTCCGGCCGGGCATCAGGATGGATCGCTGGAGCTGGCACTTTTCTCCCGCAACTATGCACTGGTACCCGACGCGCTGGTGACCCTGGCCGGTGATTTTGCGCCCGAAGGTGGGGACTACGGCCCCATGGGCTGGAACGATCCTGCGCTTACCTCCGCCTTGCACGTCCTGGCCAGCGGCAACGACGCAGGCCAGGCAGCAGAGTCCCGGAGGAAAGTTACCGAAATCCTGCAGACCCAGCTGCCCGTCATCCCCGTGGCCTGGTACCGGCAGAGCGCCGTGGTGAACACCCGGGTTGAAGGACTCGTCCTGGATCCGCTGGAGCGTTCATGGCGTCTGAGCGACCTGACCTGGAAAAAGTAG
- a CDS encoding ABC transporter permease, whose protein sequence is MTLSTAKPAAEFRALTRAAVPPAVATAARVLGRRVAQAAGVVLLVSTACFAIVQSLPGDIAFRIAAGRYGYDQVTAASANIVRAELGLDRSVWIQLVDWLSGLASFDLGNSLVTGASVAGELGLHISSSLQLAAAALVLALSVGTTVGALAAARPGGLLDRLTTVWVSAARALPPFLLGLVLILLFSVHLGMLPAAGHGEANNIVLPAATLAVGLSGLFARVTRDAVAQIRQSDYVRFAATKGLGGWLVFLRHVCRNTGVTLIAYVGVQVLVLIEGVVVVESLFAWPGLGHALVHAIFWRDIPMIQAAALALALMVVAMNTIVDLATAAVDPRPRHKEAVL, encoded by the coding sequence ATGACACTATCGACGGCTAAACCTGCCGCTGAATTCCGTGCCCTAACCAGGGCCGCTGTCCCTCCCGCCGTGGCCACGGCGGCAAGGGTTTTGGGCCGCCGCGTCGCGCAGGCGGCCGGGGTAGTCCTCCTCGTCTCTACCGCTTGCTTCGCCATTGTCCAAAGCCTCCCCGGCGATATCGCTTTCCGGATTGCCGCCGGCCGCTACGGCTATGACCAGGTGACTGCCGCGTCCGCAAACATCGTCCGCGCTGAGCTGGGGCTTGACCGGTCGGTCTGGATCCAGCTCGTGGACTGGCTCTCCGGCCTGGCATCCTTTGACCTCGGCAACTCCCTGGTGACGGGGGCAAGTGTGGCCGGGGAGCTCGGGCTTCACATTTCCAGCAGTCTGCAGCTGGCGGCGGCTGCACTGGTTCTTGCCTTGAGCGTCGGAACCACGGTGGGAGCCCTGGCAGCGGCCCGGCCGGGCGGCCTCCTTGACCGGCTCACCACAGTGTGGGTGTCCGCCGCGCGGGCGCTGCCGCCGTTCCTGCTCGGACTGGTCCTGATCCTGCTGTTTTCGGTCCACCTGGGCATGCTGCCCGCCGCTGGCCACGGTGAAGCGAACAACATCGTGCTCCCCGCGGCAACTCTCGCCGTCGGCCTTTCCGGGCTGTTCGCCCGGGTGACCCGCGACGCGGTGGCACAGATCCGGCAATCGGACTATGTCCGCTTCGCAGCCACCAAAGGCCTGGGCGGCTGGCTCGTGTTCCTGCGGCATGTCTGCCGGAATACCGGCGTGACCCTGATCGCGTACGTCGGAGTGCAGGTGCTGGTTCTCATCGAAGGTGTTGTGGTCGTGGAAAGCCTCTTCGCCTGGCCTGGCCTGGGACATGCCCTGGTCCATGCAATCTTCTGGCGGGACATCCCCATGATCCAGGCCGCAGCACTGGCGCTGGCGCTCATGGTGGTCGCCATGAATACGATCGTCGATCTCGCCACAGCGGCAGTGGATCCCCGGCCCCGCCATAAGGAGGCAGTACTGTGA
- a CDS encoding ABC transporter permease: MTNSAAMNQLSPAPARASKQPQWLSGGTATQLISAALLAILVVFALAGPLVWPDHAVQDLSRFLEAPGPGEPLGRDHLGRSVIARLAHAAQLSLLMAVLCVSAALLFGTLAGIAAAWRGGWVDTLLHGLSEVFIALPALLVVLVVSAIAKGDIWTLCLGLALAQWVEYFRMVRARSGLILAGPAVESAALLRLGPVHIVRRHLFPELRPLLTTMATFGVGSSILGLSTLGFVGIGVRPPTPELGQMITEAFPYYHEAPWMALAPVLVLTAILIGLLGLRSKESRA, encoded by the coding sequence GTGACGAACAGCGCCGCCATGAACCAGCTTTCCCCGGCACCAGCCAGGGCCTCCAAACAGCCGCAATGGCTGTCCGGCGGCACTGCAACCCAGCTCATTTCGGCTGCCCTGTTGGCCATCCTGGTTGTTTTCGCGCTGGCCGGACCGCTGGTCTGGCCGGATCACGCGGTTCAGGACCTGTCCAGGTTCCTTGAGGCGCCAGGGCCCGGGGAGCCCCTTGGCCGTGACCACCTGGGCCGCAGCGTCATCGCGCGGCTGGCGCACGCCGCACAACTCTCGCTGCTGATGGCGGTGCTTTGCGTCAGCGCTGCCCTGCTGTTCGGAACGCTGGCGGGCATAGCGGCCGCGTGGCGCGGCGGCTGGGTGGACACACTGCTGCACGGCCTATCGGAGGTGTTCATCGCGCTGCCGGCCCTGCTGGTCGTGCTCGTCGTCTCGGCCATCGCCAAAGGCGACATCTGGACTCTCTGCCTCGGGCTGGCACTGGCGCAGTGGGTGGAGTATTTCCGCATGGTCCGCGCCCGGAGCGGCCTGATCCTGGCGGGCCCTGCTGTGGAATCCGCGGCCCTGCTCCGGCTCGGGCCCGTCCACATCGTACGCAGGCACCTCTTCCCTGAGCTGCGGCCGCTGCTGACCACCATGGCGACCTTCGGCGTCGGCTCCTCAATCCTTGGCCTCTCGACGCTGGGCTTCGTGGGGATCGGTGTCCGACCGCCCACGCCGGAACTTGGACAGATGATCACCGAAGCTTTCCCGTACTACCACGAGGCACCCTGGATGGCGCTGGCGCCCGTCCTGGTTCTCACTGCCATCCTGATCGGGCTCCTGGGCCTGCGGAGCAAGGAGTCCCGAGCATGA
- a CDS encoding NAD-dependent succinate-semialdehyde dehydrogenase, translated as MTITNVAAPLITADAASLRHADAVIQSINLPSQGIAVQDPATAETIAHIPDAGVEAALEAVGKADAAGADWAKSSLRQRADVLHAWYDNLVAHTEDLAHLISREMGKPLAEARGEVKYGTDFVRWYAEEAVRPAGNFRDTPDGGASLLTRRSPVGLAVLITPWNFPLAMATRKIAPALAAGCPVVIKPATLTPLTTYFAVQLAIEAGVPEELIQVITTSNSGAFSEAVLLDPRVRKVSFTGSTPVGRRLLELASRNVLRSSMELGGNAPLIVFNDADLQRAVDGTFAAKLRNGGQSCIGANRIYVQDGIADDFTAALAERFAQVPVGNGLGQGTGLGALIDDRAVAQMHTYTNNAVTLGATLLTGGHGYDSAGNFFAPTVLDHVTEDSDVAKSEIFGPIAAIQRFTTETEAITRANATEFGLAGYVFTENLDRALNVADSLETGIVGINQGVPSNAGAPFGGIKQSGLGREGSSEGLEEYENIRFYNVARRATA; from the coding sequence ATGACCATCACCAACGTTGCTGCCCCGCTCATCACCGCTGACGCCGCCAGCCTCCGGCACGCGGATGCAGTGATCCAGTCCATCAACCTTCCCAGCCAGGGCATCGCAGTCCAGGACCCTGCCACGGCCGAAACCATCGCCCACATCCCCGACGCCGGCGTTGAGGCAGCGCTGGAAGCTGTCGGCAAGGCGGACGCAGCAGGAGCCGACTGGGCAAAGAGCAGCCTTCGCCAGCGCGCGGATGTGCTGCACGCCTGGTACGACAACCTCGTGGCCCACACCGAAGACCTCGCACACCTGATCTCGCGCGAAATGGGCAAGCCCCTCGCAGAGGCCCGCGGCGAGGTCAAGTACGGCACCGACTTCGTGCGCTGGTACGCCGAGGAGGCCGTGCGCCCCGCAGGAAACTTCCGAGACACCCCGGACGGCGGCGCGAGCCTCCTGACCCGCCGCTCCCCCGTGGGCCTGGCAGTGCTGATCACGCCCTGGAACTTCCCGCTGGCCATGGCCACCCGCAAAATCGCACCGGCGCTGGCGGCAGGATGCCCGGTCGTCATCAAACCGGCGACCCTTACTCCCCTCACGACGTACTTTGCCGTCCAGCTCGCCATCGAAGCAGGCGTGCCGGAAGAACTGATCCAGGTCATCACCACCTCCAATTCAGGGGCGTTCAGCGAAGCCGTCCTGCTCGACCCCAGGGTCAGGAAGGTTTCCTTCACTGGATCGACGCCGGTCGGCCGCCGGCTCCTGGAGCTGGCCTCCCGGAATGTGCTTCGTAGCTCCATGGAACTCGGCGGCAACGCACCGCTCATCGTCTTCAACGACGCTGATCTGCAGCGCGCCGTGGACGGAACGTTTGCAGCGAAGCTGCGCAACGGCGGCCAGTCCTGCATCGGAGCCAACCGTATCTACGTCCAGGACGGCATCGCCGATGACTTCACCGCCGCACTCGCCGAACGCTTCGCCCAGGTGCCCGTCGGAAACGGCCTCGGACAGGGGACCGGACTCGGTGCACTGATCGATGACCGTGCAGTAGCCCAAATGCACACCTACACCAACAACGCCGTCACCCTGGGCGCAACCCTGCTGACCGGCGGCCACGGATACGACTCTGCCGGCAACTTCTTCGCCCCGACCGTCCTGGACCACGTCACCGAAGATTCCGACGTCGCCAAGTCCGAGATCTTCGGCCCCATCGCCGCGATCCAGCGCTTCACCACAGAAACCGAAGCGATCACCCGGGCCAACGCGACAGAATTCGGCCTCGCCGGCTACGTCTTCACCGAGAACCTCGATCGCGCCCTCAACGTCGCCGACAGCCTCGAAACCGGAATCGTCGGCATCAACCAGGGCGTGCCGTCCAACGCCGGCGCCCCCTTCGGAGGCATCAAGCAGTCAGGCCTCGGACGCGAAGGAAGCTCCGAAGGCCTCGAAGAATACGAAAACATTCGCTTCTACAACGTAGCGCGGCGCGCAACCGCTTAG
- a CDS encoding amino acid permease → MSLTQDDSPVSAGASGATASRSPAHGKKLRTRHVTMITLGGIIGASLFVGSANIVRATGPAATLSYAIGGMFVFLAMRMLGEMAAARPAVGSFMEYARVGLGNWAAYVVGWLYWYFWVGVIAYEAVVGGGILHGWFPALPAWAGSLALLAIFVCSNLISLRTFGETEFWLASVKVIAIVVFLAVGVLFALGLWPNATFSVSNLWVHDGFAPNGFGVVLSSIALVLFSYFGTEIAVMAAAESENPGKGIRQAANTVIWRVMLFYVGAILVIVTIVPWNQLPEPSVTAPFTYVFSRFGVPGAEVIMGLVIFTAVISVLNSGTYSASRMFAALAEQGLAPAAVAKRTKRGVPALAVIASTVGGLVATLVNFIAPSSGIYDFIMNSTGLVALFVYVFIAVTQWRLRIKMTDEERSNLKLKVWLFPWLNIVLIVGAIGIVGIMMLTEGGRTQVWTSFVAAGALLLFWPIVRKRLALQKEKEAGFPPSALAETHQ, encoded by the coding sequence ATGAGTCTCACGCAGGACGATAGTCCGGTTTCCGCCGGCGCCTCAGGGGCAACAGCCTCCCGCAGCCCGGCTCACGGAAAGAAGCTTCGGACCCGTCATGTCACGATGATCACTCTCGGCGGGATCATCGGCGCAAGCCTTTTCGTAGGCTCGGCCAACATTGTCCGGGCCACAGGACCGGCTGCCACTCTTTCCTATGCCATCGGCGGAATGTTTGTCTTCCTGGCAATGCGCATGCTCGGCGAGATGGCAGCCGCCCGGCCCGCGGTTGGTTCCTTCATGGAATATGCCCGGGTGGGCCTTGGCAACTGGGCTGCATACGTCGTCGGGTGGCTGTACTGGTACTTCTGGGTAGGTGTCATCGCCTATGAAGCGGTCGTTGGCGGCGGTATTCTTCATGGCTGGTTTCCCGCGCTGCCGGCCTGGGCAGGTTCTCTTGCCCTGCTCGCGATCTTCGTGTGCAGCAACCTCATCTCCCTTCGAACATTCGGGGAAACGGAGTTCTGGCTGGCAAGCGTCAAGGTGATCGCGATCGTCGTGTTCCTCGCCGTCGGCGTGCTGTTCGCGCTGGGACTCTGGCCGAACGCCACCTTCTCGGTATCGAATCTCTGGGTGCACGACGGTTTCGCGCCGAATGGCTTCGGCGTGGTGCTCTCCAGCATTGCGCTGGTGCTGTTCTCGTACTTTGGCACGGAGATTGCTGTCATGGCGGCCGCGGAGTCAGAGAACCCGGGCAAGGGAATCCGGCAGGCCGCGAACACGGTGATCTGGCGCGTCATGCTCTTCTACGTCGGGGCGATTCTGGTCATCGTGACGATCGTCCCGTGGAACCAGCTCCCCGAGCCTTCCGTCACTGCCCCGTTCACATACGTGTTCTCAAGGTTCGGGGTGCCGGGCGCCGAGGTGATCATGGGCCTCGTCATCTTCACGGCGGTGATCTCAGTGCTCAACTCGGGTACGTACTCTGCATCACGAATGTTCGCAGCCCTGGCTGAGCAGGGGCTTGCGCCGGCGGCCGTCGCGAAGCGGACCAAACGCGGTGTCCCGGCTCTCGCTGTGATTGCCTCGACCGTTGGCGGCCTCGTCGCAACCCTGGTGAACTTCATCGCGCCGAGTTCAGGCATTTACGACTTCATCATGAATTCAACGGGACTTGTAGCCCTGTTCGTGTACGTATTCATTGCGGTCACCCAGTGGCGGCTGCGAATCAAAATGACCGACGAAGAGCGGTCCAACCTCAAACTCAAGGTGTGGCTTTTCCCGTGGCTCAACATCGTCCTGATCGTCGGTGCCATCGGCATCGTAGGGATCATGATGCTGACCGAGGGCGGACGCACGCAGGTATGGACGAGTTTTGTCGCCGCCGGCGCCCTGCTGTTGTTCTGGCCGATCGTACGAAAGAGGCTCGCGCTTCAGAAGGAGAAGGAGGCCGGCTTCCCGCCCTCCGCCCTGGCCGAGACGCATCAGTAG